In a genomic window of Lycium ferocissimum isolate CSIRO_LF1 chromosome 9, AGI_CSIRO_Lferr_CH_V1, whole genome shotgun sequence:
- the LOC132029489 gene encoding uncharacterized protein LOC132029489, translated as MEKYGVKHSVATPYHPQTSGLVEVSNREIKSILAKTVNANGAIRPASSMMSHGHAVAFKTPFGTSPFQACVRKSLSLLVGILSTRLSSLNQGGTGPFEVVGVSPHGAIELKSGDGTRMFKVNGQRLKYYHGMVSKDRIVDRYRLKHLRMNDDLVHADKE; from the exons ATGGAGAAATATGGCGTAAAACATAGCGTGGCAACACCTTACcatcctcagacaagtgggCTGGTTGAAGTATCCAATAGGGAGATCAAGAGTATTCTAGCAAAAACTGTAAATGCAAATGGGGCGATTAGGcccgcaagctcgatgatgTCACATGGGCATGCAGTTGCTTTCAAAACTCCGTTCGGGACTTCACCTTTTCAAGCTTGTGTTCGGAAAAGCTTGTCACTTCTGGTTGGAATCTTGAGCACAAGGCTAT CAAGCTTAAATCAAGGTGGTACCGGTCCGTTTGAGGTGGTAGGTGTTTCACCCCATGGAGCGATTGAGTTAAAGTCGGGAGATGGAACTCGGATGTTTAAGGTGAATGGGCAGAGATTGAAGTACTATCACGGGATGGTTTCAAAGGATAGGATTGTTGATCGATACAGGTTGAAGCACCTCAGAATGAACGATGATCTGGTGCATGCTGATAAGGAGTGA